Proteins from a genomic interval of Gossypium hirsutum isolate 1008001.06 chromosome A09, Gossypium_hirsutum_v2.1, whole genome shotgun sequence:
- the LOC107943365 gene encoding uncharacterized protein, whose amino-acid sequence MFSSSFLPAAQPVFNEEGYHIWVVKMKTYLQAFDLWEIVNSDVKPAPPRANPTVAQIRQHADERTKRHKAMSCIQNNVSDVIFTRIMACESPKHAWDKLKEKFQGTKRTRQQQLLNLRRDFENLKMKEEETVISTLPERYEAKISFLEYSRDLNSISLTELINVLYAQEQKRANRLEEHQEGAFQARSKPASSSSAYKGKKTWSKKSRADGARRYPPCPRCRKLSLLGEVCWFRPDVQCKFCKKMGYAEKVCRNKDK is encoded by the exons ATGTTTTCCTCAAGCTTTTTACCAGCTGCACAACCTGTCTTCAATGAAGAAggctaccacatttgggtagtaaAAATGAAGACCTATCTACAGGCATTTGACCTATGGGAGATTGTCAACTCAGATGTTAAACCAGCACCTCCTAGAgccaatccaacagtggctcagatcAGACAGCATGCAGATGAAAGAACCAAAAGGCATAAAGCTATGTCTTGCATTCAAAACAATGTGTCAGATGTGATCTTCACAAGGATCATGGCTTGTGAGTCACCAAAGCATGCTTGGGATAAGCTAAAGGAAAAGTTCCAAGGGACTAAAAGaacaaggcagcaacagttgctgaatttgagaagggattttGAAAACTTGAAGATGAAGGAGGAAGAAACA GTGATCTCAACCTTGCCTGAAAGGTATGAGGCAAAGATATCATTCCTTGAATACTCAAGGGACCTGAACAGCATCTCATTGACAGAGCTGATCAATGTTctttatgctcaagagcaaaagaGAGCCAAcagactggaggagcatcaagaaggtgccttcCAAGCTAGGAGCAAACCTGCCTCGAGCTCCTCTGCCTACAAAGGAAAGAAGACCTGGTCAAAAAAGTCTAGAGCAGATGGTGCAAGAAGATATCCACCCTGCCCACGCTGCAGAAAGCTAAGTCTTCTAGGTGAAGTTTGTTGGTTCAGGCCTGATGTGCAGTGCAAATTCTGCAAAAAGATGGGCTATGCTGAGAAAGTCTGCAGAAACAAAGACAAGTAG
- the LOC107943347 gene encoding protein STRICTOSIDINE SYNTHASE-LIKE 10: MMMNSFKFLFSIFCFTFIKQSYQSRIVISKSYNQFNLTNVVGPESIAFDCKGEGPYVGVSDGRILKHELNFGWKEFAIPSLTRRLCDGSTNLMLEPICGRALGLKFNDATCDLYIADAYFGLLMVGPKGGVAQVLANSSEGIPFRFTNGLDIDNNTGVVYFTDSSIIFQRRYADLLSRSSTDRTGRLLRYDPRAKRASVMYKGLMFPNGVALSQNRSFLLVAKTIRKRILKFNLGDEGGLNNNEPKVFAKLPRVPNNIKMNENGEFWVALNTGRLGETSNDGSDPIGVKYDGEGSILQELDGNRGTIFNSISEVNEVNRTLYISSVVKPYVGVLKI; encoded by the exons ATGATGATGAATTCATTCAAGTTTTTGTTTTCTATCTTTTGCTTCACTTTCATCAAACAATCTTATCAGAGTCGTATTGTTATTTCAAAAAGTTATAATCAATTTAATCTTACTAATGTTGTGGGACCCGAGAGCATTGCTTTCGATTGTAAAGGCGAAGGGCCATATGTTGGTGTATCCGACGGCAGAATACTTAAGCATGaactgaattttggttggaaagaATTTGCTATTCCTTCATTAACCAG GAGGTTATGTGACGGGTCGACAAATCTCATGCTTGAACCTATATGCGGAAGGGCTTTGGGTTTAAAATTTAACGACGCAACATGCGATCTTTATATTGCAGACGCATACTTTGGTTTGCTAATGGTTGGGCCCAAAGGGGGCGTAGCACAAGTTCTTGCCAATTCATCCGAGGGAATCCCATTTAGATTTACAAATGGGTTAGACATCGATAACAACACGGGTGTTGTTTATTTTACAGACAGCAGCATTATTTTCCAAAGGAG GTATGCGGACCTTTTATCGAGATCATCAACTGACCGAACTGGAAGGTTGCTTAGATATGATCCGCGTGCAAAAAGGGCATCTGTAATGTACAAAGGTTTAATGTTTCCGAATGGGGTGGCTTTGAGCCAAAATCGTTCTTTTCTGCTAGTGGCAAAAACTATACGAAAGAGaatattgaaattcaaccttGGAGATGAAGGTGGACTAAACAATAACGAGCCAAAAGTGTTTGCCAAGTTACCTAGAGTTCCCAATAACATTAAGATGAATGAAAATGGGGAATTTTGGGTGGCCCTGAACACGGGAAGGCTGGGAGAAACTAGTAATGATGGGTCGGATCCTATAGGAGTCAAATACGATGGAGAAGGTTCTATTTTACAAGAATTAGACGGGAATAGAGGAACTATATTTAATTCTATTAGTGAAGTGAACGAGGTGAATCGAACATTATATATCAGTTCTGTCGTAAAACCTTATGTTGgggttttgaaaatttaa
- the LOC107946119 gene encoding glucan endo-1,3-beta-glucosidase 3: MQDMGCRLLQFLSIFLFHIFFCSGSSVSGKPPPQGINQKPKQSIRMLFAPSISTTILDGVPIVNPTTPGTTPNPTSPSTEPITNPTTPTSPDTNPTPTLPDTNPAPTGPTTTPPTGPTMTPPTGTTTTPPTGTTTTPPTGTTTTPPTGTTTSPGTSGGSWCVANQGASPTALQVALDYACGYGGADCSAIQTGGSCYEPNTIQNHASYAFNDYYQKHPDPTSCVFGGAAQLSNTDPSTGNCHFPASSSTGGSPPSNTTPPTTMSPPSTTTMAPPFGMTPPTFTGTGGDTGFEPTGLPNSAISVSFRFWPIVATISLVWSFITANKL; encoded by the exons ATGCAAGACATGGGTTGTAGGCTTCTTCAGTTTCTATCAATCTTTCTCTTCCATATTTTCTTCTGTTCAG GTTCAAGTGTTTCAGGTAAGCCTCCTCCGCAAGGAATCaatcaaaaaccaaaacaaaGCATTCGGATGCTCTTTGCCCCTTCAATATCCACAACAATACTAGACGGTGTCCCCATTGTTAACCCAACAACTCCGGGCACCACTCCAAACCCAACATCCCCCTCGACCGAGCCGATTACAAACCCTACTACCCCAACATCACCGGACACAAATCCAACTCCAACATTACCAGACACTAATCCGGCTCCCACCGGCCCTACCACGACTCCTCCGACTGGCCCTACCATGACTCCTCCGACTGGGACAACCACAACTCCTCCAACTGGGACAACCACAACTCCTCCAACAGGGACAACCACAACTCCTCCAACAGGGACAACCACGAGTCCAGGAACATCGGGAGGGAGTTGGTGTGTTGCAAACCAAGGTGCTTCACCAACTGCATTACAAGTAGCTCTAGATTATGCTTGTGGCTATGGTGGTGCAGATTGCTCTGCAATTCAAACTGGCGGAAGTTGTTAtgaacctaacacaattcaaaatcATGCTTCCTATGCTTTTAATGATTATTACCAGAAGCACCCGGATCCGACAAGCTGTGTTTTCGGAGGGGCAGCACAGCTTAGTAACACTGATCCAA GTACTGGAAATTGTCATTTCCCGGCATCCTCGTCGACAGG TGGGAGTCCACCCTCCAACACGACACCACCAACCACCATGTCTCCACCAAGTACTACCACGATGGCTCCACCCTTTGGCATGACCCCGCCAACATTTACTGGAACAGGTGGAGACACGGGTTTCGAACCGACCGGACTCCCGAACTCAGCCATCTCTGTGTCATTCCGATTTTGGCCAATCGTCGCGACGATAAGTCTGGTGTGGTCGTTCATCACTGCAAACAAACTCTAG
- the LOC107946121 gene encoding coatomer subunit zeta-1 produces MELCPLIKNILLLDSEGKRIAVKYYSDDWPTNSAKEAFEKAVFAKTQKTNARTDAEITMFDNYVVVYKFVQDLHFFVTGGENENEIILAAVLQGFFDAVGLLLRGTVDKKEALENLDLILLCLDEIVDGGIILETDANVIAGKVASHSMDAGAPLSEQTITQALATAREHLTRSLLK; encoded by the exons ATG GAATTGTGTcctttaattaaaaacattcttcTTTTGGATTCCGAAGGTAAACGTATAGCTGTTAAGTATTATTCAGATGATTGGCCTACCAATTCTGCTAAGGAAGCTTTTGAAAAAGCTGTGTTTGCTAAAACCCAAAAGACTAATGCCCGTACAGATG CTGAGATAACAATGTTTGATAATTATGTTGTTGTATACAAGTTTGTTCAAGACCTTCACTTTTTTGTTACCGGAGGTGAAAATGAAAACGAGATTATCTTGGCTGCAGTACTCCAGGGTTTCTTTGATGCAGTTGGACTTCTCCTCAG AGGCACTGTGGACAAGAAGGAAGCACTGGAGAACTTGGATCTTATTTTGTTATGCCTCGATGAGATTGTTGACGGCGG CATCATTCTCGAAACTGATGCAAATGTTATAGCCGGAAAGGTTGCTAGTCACAGCATGGATGCTGGAGCTCCTTTGTCTGAACAG ACAATAACTCAAGCATTGGCAACCGCACGGGAACATCTTACAAGATCTCTCCTCAAGTAA
- the LOC107943337 gene encoding uncharacterized protein, with translation MEAEGREKTTEGRIDSRHSKRVMDTTQEGDIVIVMETGLAPGKLRLWKDRFLGTGFLTDDKTETPFKEVEEDDLDLLEGDIKKTSVNDISAIEFSKRITQLLIKDMEHTVVIKLLGRNIGYTTLQNKIHFLWQPSQPFRLMDIEKGYYLAKFRNPGDYERVLSQGLWMVYGQYLTVQPWSIDFNLSQPYPNMVMAWIRFPGLPRHMYKRKTRWEIGGMIGRVIKLDFNTDNGVRGRFARMTVFVNLGKAFISQVLINVVLHRIEYEYLLTACFSCGHYRHSQEICPRSMNEQQGAKRSIAGTERGQENESATEKNNPENSFDVYGPWMLVEKRNRRWSKERQSNNDAIREKK, from the coding sequence ATGGAGGCTGAAGGCCGAGAGAAAACAACTGAAGGGCGAATCGACAGTCGACATTCAAAAAGAGTAATGGATACTACCCAAGAAGGTGACATAGTTATCGTTATGGAAACTGGTCTAGCCCCAGGCAAACTAAGGTTATGGAAAGATCGCTTCTTGGGTACAGGCTTTCTAACCGATGATAAAACAGAAACACCATTTAAAGAAGTCGAAGAAGATGATCTAGATTTACTAGAAGGTGATATTAAGAAAACATCAGTAAACGACATATCAGCAATTGAATTCTCCAAACGAATTACTCAACTACTTATAAAAGATATGGAACATACGGTGGTAATTAAACTATTAGGAAGAAACATTGGATATACAACTTTACAAAACAAAATACATTTTCTTTGGCAACCGAGCCAACCATTTCGGTTAATGGATATCGAAAAGGGTTACTATCTGGCTAAATTCCGAAACCCAGGAGATTATGAAAGAGTATTAAGCCAAGGGCTGTGGATGGTCTATGGACAGTACCTAACTGTTCAACCCTGGAGCATTGATTTTAATCTCTCGCAACCATATCCGAATATGGTCATGGCCTGGATACGATTTCCAGGATTGCCTAGACATATGTACAAAAGAAAAACACGATGGGAAATAGGAGGAATGATAGGAAGGGTCATAAAATTAGATTTCAATACTGACAATGGAGTCCGGGGAAGATTTGCAAGAATGACAGTTTTTGTTAACCTTGGAAAAGCTTTCATATCGCAAGTCCTAATTAATGTCGTTCTACATAGAATTGAATATGAATACCTTCTCACGGCGTGTTTTTCCTGCGGTCATTATAGACATTCACAAGAAATATGTCCAAGGTCAATGAATGAGCAGCAAGGGGCCAAAAGAAGCATCGCTGGAACAGAAAGAGGACAGGAAAATGAATCTGCAACAGAGAAAAATAACCCCGAAAATAGTTTTGACGTCTATGGGCCATGGATGCTAGTTGAAAAAAGGAATCGACGATGGTCAAAAGAAAGACAGAGTAACAACGACGCAATCagagaaaagaaataa
- the LOC107946120 gene encoding cold-regulated 413 inner membrane protein 2, chloroplastic isoform X2 translates to MVTISISPVAAQSLYIRNARNVPFIPLRHAPFRATTKLSTLAHSSGSISFSPLRFSIKGKEIKKKKKSRGSSAVCYAAPLSRLNLQWISAISSAVLFFTKGTVIRKQFLVPLIAIQAPTSIISWMKGEYGIWAAFLGLLVRLFFFIPGELELPFVALLLVIVAPYHVMNLRGTQQGAIISLVIAAYLAYQHFSGAASLKRAFDQGSIIATVGIVCITVVSCLLLI, encoded by the exons ATGGTGACAATTTCAATCTCTCCAGTAGCGGCACAATCTCTTTACATTCGCAATGCACGAAATGTACCCTTTATTCCTCTTCGACACGCACCGTTTCGAGCTACTACGAAGCTTTCTACTCTCGCTCACTCTTCTGGTTCGATCAGTTTCAGTCCTCTAAG ATTTTCGATTAAGGGTAaggaaataaagaagaagaagaagagtagaGGATCGAGTGCGGTTTGCTACGCTGCTCCTCTCTCACGTCTTAATCTCCAGTGGATCTCCGCCATTTCTTCTGC ggttttatttttcacaaaaggAACAGTGATTCGGAAACAATTTCTTGTTCCATTGATAGCAATTCAAGCTCCTACAAGTATCATTTCATGGATGAA GGGTGAATATGGTATTTGGGCAGCATTCTTGGGACTGCTAGTTCGTCTCTTCTTCTTCATTCCTG GTGAACTTGAGTTGCCATTTGTAGCATTACTCTTGGTGATTGTGGCCCCTTACCATGTAATGAACTTAAG GGGAACACAACAAGGCGCTATCATTTCCTTGGTGATTGCAGCGTATTTGGCTTACCAGCATTTCTCAGGTGCTGCCAGCTTGAAGAGAGCATTTGACCAAGGTTCAATTATTGCCACTGTTGGCATTGTTTGCATCACTGTTGTCTCCTGCTTGCTTTTGATATGA
- the LOC107946120 gene encoding cold-regulated 413 inner membrane protein 2, chloroplastic isoform X1, whose translation MVTISISPVAAQSLYIRNARNVPFIPLRHAPFRATTKLSTLAHSSGSISFSPLRFSIKGKEIKKKKKSRGSSAVCYAAPLSRLNLQWISAISSAVLFFTKGTVIRKQFLVPLIAIQAPTSIISWMKGEYGIWAAFLGLLVRLFFFIPGELELPFVALLLVIVAPYHVMNLRCCFIYRGTQQGAIISLVIAAYLAYQHFSGAASLKRAFDQGSIIATVGIVCITVVSCLLLI comes from the exons ATGGTGACAATTTCAATCTCTCCAGTAGCGGCACAATCTCTTTACATTCGCAATGCACGAAATGTACCCTTTATTCCTCTTCGACACGCACCGTTTCGAGCTACTACGAAGCTTTCTACTCTCGCTCACTCTTCTGGTTCGATCAGTTTCAGTCCTCTAAG ATTTTCGATTAAGGGTAaggaaataaagaagaagaagaagagtagaGGATCGAGTGCGGTTTGCTACGCTGCTCCTCTCTCACGTCTTAATCTCCAGTGGATCTCCGCCATTTCTTCTGC ggttttatttttcacaaaaggAACAGTGATTCGGAAACAATTTCTTGTTCCATTGATAGCAATTCAAGCTCCTACAAGTATCATTTCATGGATGAA GGGTGAATATGGTATTTGGGCAGCATTCTTGGGACTGCTAGTTCGTCTCTTCTTCTTCATTCCTG GTGAACTTGAGTTGCCATTTGTAGCATTACTCTTGGTGATTGTGGCCCCTTACCATGTAATGAACTTAAG gtGTTGTTTCATTTACAGGGGAACACAACAAGGCGCTATCATTTCCTTGGTGATTGCAGCGTATTTGGCTTACCAGCATTTCTCAGGTGCTGCCAGCTTGAAGAGAGCATTTGACCAAGGTTCAATTATTGCCACTGTTGGCATTGTTTGCATCACTGTTGTCTCCTGCTTGCTTTTGATATGA